One genomic window of Bacillus mycoides includes the following:
- a CDS encoding DUF7010 family protein — MNISEARRDLAQKTKRGFPVILAGLLFWSIASITGVFLSEKQVVWVYLIGMGCVFPFGLMLAAVLKIDMFAKGNPLGTLAGVIGGINVLNIPFVLLAYFQFPEWLPFVVAMLIGVHFVPYVWIYESKSYGLLSVGTVLVTSVCGILFAEKGFIVIPMAVTVVYFITLISLSIENKKAENDQQISA; from the coding sequence ATGAATATTTCAGAAGCAAGAAGAGATTTAGCACAAAAAACGAAGAGGGGATTTCCTGTTATACTAGCTGGTCTTTTATTTTGGAGTATAGCGAGCATAACTGGTGTTTTTCTTTCAGAAAAGCAAGTTGTGTGGGTGTATTTAATTGGTATGGGCTGTGTGTTTCCTTTCGGCCTAATGTTAGCTGCCGTATTAAAAATTGATATGTTTGCGAAAGGAAATCCGCTAGGGACTTTAGCGGGAGTAATTGGTGGGATAAATGTATTAAATATTCCGTTTGTATTACTTGCATATTTTCAATTTCCAGAGTGGTTACCTTTTGTAGTAGCGATGTTAATAGGTGTTCATTTTGTACCGTACGTATGGATTTATGAAAGTAAAAGTTATGGGTTATTATCAGTAGGAACTGTATTAGTAACGTCAGTATGTGGGATTCTTTTTGCGGAAAAAGGATTTATCGTAATTCCTATGGCGGTTACAGTTGTCTACTTTATTACTCTTATAAGCTTATCAATTGAAAATAAAAAAGCAGAAAACGATCAACAAATATCAGCTTAG
- a CDS encoding phosphotransferase, protein MNISVIAKQLVNEKIISHYPNSMKVLSGGTTSTVYLLDGRYVVKSNEAKVIREEANFLSFYEGNALFSKLLYKEPLHTYVVYSFLEGSPSCEQGHKRSTLITLVKEVINKYKIVPGADGWGWKESLVQSWNEFLTANVMESYGNVRRYISEEEYRIVLKLANSPNRGTGINQPFLVHGDFGFHNFIFRENKLCGVIDPLPVLGDPIYDLIYAFCSTPEDLTKETIQYVMKQCVFRKRDRDLYEEIVIGLYLRIDTCLRHHPKDLEDYLEAWRYWMGEIETT, encoded by the coding sequence ATGAACATTTCAGTAATCGCTAAACAACTAGTTAATGAGAAGATTATTTCACATTATCCAAATAGCATGAAAGTGTTGAGCGGAGGAACGACAAGTACTGTATATTTGTTGGATGGAAGATATGTTGTGAAATCGAATGAAGCGAAAGTAATACGTGAAGAAGCTAATTTTCTTTCTTTTTATGAGGGGAATGCGTTATTTTCAAAGCTTTTGTATAAAGAACCTTTACATACATATGTTGTGTATTCTTTCCTTGAAGGTAGTCCTTCGTGCGAACAAGGACATAAACGAAGTACGCTTATTACACTTGTAAAAGAAGTTATCAATAAGTATAAAATTGTTCCAGGTGCAGATGGCTGGGGATGGAAAGAAAGTCTGGTTCAATCTTGGAATGAATTTTTAACGGCAAATGTGATGGAATCTTATGGAAATGTAAGACGTTACATAAGTGAGGAAGAGTATAGAATTGTTCTTAAACTAGCGAATAGTCCAAATAGGGGGACTGGAATAAATCAGCCATTTTTAGTACATGGTGATTTTGGATTCCATAATTTTATATTCCGGGAGAATAAGCTGTGCGGTGTAATTGATCCTTTACCAGTGTTAGGAGATCCTATATACGATTTAATTTACGCGTTCTGTTCAACACCAGAAGATTTGACGAAAGAAACCATTCAGTATGTGATGAAACAATGTGTATTTCGTAAAAGGGACCGAGATTTATATGAAGAAATAGTAATAGGTTTATATTTGCGTATCGATACATGTTTGAGACACCACCCGAAAGATTTAGAAGATTACTTAGAAGCTTGGCGTTATTGGATGGGCGAAATTGAGACGACTTGA
- a CDS encoding NUDIX hydrolase has protein sequence MVTIYANYGESKVKLTWEKDCILPEYERITSVHGFCFHNNKVLLIDHEQRGWDFPGGHIEEGELPEECFKREAWEEGYVKGECTLFGYIIVDHSDNPNWNENSPYPKVGYQPFYRMEINEVHKFDGEYESDKRMFVRVEESAAYHYKWNELYDEILKEAVLIK, from the coding sequence ATGGTAACGATATATGCAAATTATGGGGAATCAAAGGTGAAATTAACGTGGGAAAAAGATTGTATATTGCCAGAATACGAAAGAATCACGAGTGTTCACGGTTTTTGTTTTCATAATAATAAGGTTTTACTGATAGACCATGAGCAGCGTGGTTGGGACTTTCCTGGTGGGCATATAGAAGAAGGGGAACTACCAGAAGAATGTTTTAAAAGAGAAGCGTGGGAAGAAGGTTATGTGAAAGGGGAATGTACTTTATTTGGATATATTATCGTTGACCATAGTGATAATCCAAATTGGAATGAAAATAGTCCGTATCCAAAAGTAGGGTATCAGCCGTTCTACCGGATGGAGATTAATGAAGTGCATAAGTTTGACGGTGAGTATGAATCCGATAAAAGGATGTTTGTTAGAGTAGAAGAGAGTGCAGCGTATCATTATAAATGGAATGAATTATATGATGAAATCTTGAAGGAAGCCGTTTTGATAAAATAA
- a CDS encoding Nif3-like dinuclear metal center hexameric protein translates to MNITQFKEHITSLFEEHLNKYGDDEYGFTHISKEEFHKIGYTTNLTLETIEEAYQNGVDMILTHHAPWSFLFGMEEACIEKLKEYEMNHFWIHLPLDFVKFGTCTSLFNEIGIDTILEYSTYEEEELPGIGEYKEAIPFSNLVGKLEERMEEKVKSWKNHDKPVKRIAILTGAGNNTNLIERALEKGCDTYITGEKTLYTVQHAKFKGINLIVGSHTFTEVFGVESLARKLKERDNSIEITRLNEDHLE, encoded by the coding sequence ATGAATATAACGCAGTTTAAAGAACATATTACATCTCTTTTTGAAGAGCATCTTAATAAATACGGTGATGACGAGTATGGCTTCACTCACATTAGTAAAGAGGAATTTCACAAAATAGGTTACACGACAAATTTGACGCTAGAGACGATTGAAGAAGCATATCAAAATGGGGTTGATATGATACTTACACATCATGCGCCGTGGAGCTTTTTATTCGGTATGGAAGAGGCTTGTATTGAGAAATTAAAAGAATATGAAATGAATCATTTTTGGATTCATTTGCCGTTAGATTTTGTAAAGTTTGGCACGTGTACGTCGTTATTTAATGAAATTGGGATAGATACAATACTGGAATATTCCACGTATGAGGAAGAAGAGCTACCAGGAATAGGAGAATATAAAGAAGCGATTCCCTTTTCAAACTTAGTTGGAAAACTTGAAGAGAGAATGGAAGAGAAAGTGAAGAGTTGGAAAAATCATGATAAGCCAGTAAAACGGATTGCGATTTTAACAGGTGCAGGAAATAATACAAACCTTATTGAGCGTGCACTAGAAAAAGGTTGTGATACGTACATAACAGGAGAAAAAACATTATATACAGTACAACATGCAAAATTTAAAGGCATCAATTTGATTGTAGGTAGTCACACATTTACAGAAGTGTTTGGTGTAGAAAGTTTGGCTCGTAAGTTAAAAGAAAGAGATAATTCAATAGAAATTACTAGATTAAATGAAGATCATTTGGAGTGA
- a CDS encoding SDR family NAD(P)-dependent oxidoreductase, translating to MRVLITGGNRGLGLQLVKGFHENGHIVYPLVRSVEAIKQLKQMFSSRCFPILADLSDDESTECIKKQVEEYTEYIDLVINNAGITGKETEVLRTNSEELTDLFNVHCLGVIRAIKGTYPALTKSNHPRIINISSRLGSLHKMAAKEFPQGEFSYSYRIAKAAQNMLTLCLQQEFADKGIRVTAIHPGKLKTDIGASDANMTPAEGAQNIYDWIIHSNEDVSGKFIEPGVGELKW from the coding sequence ATGAGGGTACTTATTACAGGTGGAAATCGAGGATTAGGGTTACAGTTAGTAAAAGGATTTCATGAGAATGGGCATATCGTTTATCCGCTAGTTAGAAGTGTGGAAGCGATAAAACAGTTAAAACAGATGTTTTCTTCTAGATGTTTTCCTATATTAGCAGACTTGTCAGATGATGAGAGTACTGAGTGTATTAAGAAGCAAGTTGAGGAGTATACAGAGTATATTGATTTAGTTATAAATAACGCTGGAATTACTGGAAAGGAAACGGAGGTTTTACGTACCAATTCAGAAGAGTTAACGGACCTATTTAACGTTCATTGTTTAGGTGTTATTCGAGCTATAAAAGGTACATATCCGGCTTTAACTAAGTCGAACCATCCGAGAATTATTAATATATCCTCTCGGTTAGGGTCATTACATAAAATGGCGGCCAAAGAGTTTCCTCAAGGAGAGTTTTCGTATTCATATCGAATTGCGAAAGCAGCACAAAATATGTTAACACTCTGTTTACAGCAAGAGTTTGCGGATAAAGGAATTCGTGTAACCGCCATTCATCCAGGGAAATTAAAGACGGACATTGGTGCTTCTGATGCGAATATGACTCCTGCTGAAGGAGCTCAAAATATATATGATTGGATAATACATTCGAATGAGGATGTGTCAGGGAAGTTTATTGAGCCGGGTGTAGGTGAATTGAAATGGTAA
- a CDS encoding GNAT family N-acetyltransferase, whose translation MKLPLLQVETERLIIRPFQKEDYESWLDGFNKRLPSQYKYDDGYHDMSSSTKEWFTEWIRGFDEAARRDEMYVLGIFQKEDGANIGKLELIKILRMDYQWAMMGYSIHNQYWKNGYGVESVIAALPLFFNGLHFHRIELHIHVDNEPSVRLAERAGFSFECMREAFSMGNGKWADFLIYYKNKETDI comes from the coding sequence ATGAAGCTGCCACTATTACAAGTAGAGACAGAGAGACTGATTATCCGTCCATTTCAAAAAGAGGATTATGAAAGTTGGTTAGATGGATTCAATAAGAGGTTACCATCTCAATATAAATACGATGATGGCTATCATGACATGTCGTCTTCAACAAAGGAATGGTTCACGGAATGGATAAGAGGATTTGATGAGGCGGCACGACGGGATGAAATGTACGTTCTAGGTATTTTTCAGAAAGAAGATGGCGCCAATATTGGAAAGCTAGAGCTTATAAAAATTTTACGTATGGACTATCAATGGGCAATGATGGGCTACTCTATTCATAATCAATATTGGAAAAATGGATACGGAGTAGAAAGTGTAATAGCTGCGCTGCCGTTATTTTTTAATGGCCTTCATTTTCATAGAATCGAATTACATATACATGTTGATAATGAGCCATCCGTTCGTTTGGCAGAAAGAGCTGGTTTTTCATTTGAATGTATGAGAGAGGCGTTTTCTATGGGGAATGGTAAGTGGGCAGATTTTCTTATTTATTATAAAAATAAGGAGACGGATATATGA
- a CDS encoding NAD(P)H-dependent oxidoreductase, which produces MRTLVIVAHPDIEKSRINKRWIEELEKYSDEITVHELYKVAPNWEFNIEEEQKLLVEHDRYIFQFPLYWYSSPPLLKKWFDDVLTYGFAYGSKGDKVKGKEFGVAISIGGLEKDYKNSGITMDELTKPFHATCLYTGMEFIPSFYLYGAEYKLSDEAINKSAPEYVQYVMNKKYSNI; this is translated from the coding sequence ATGAGAACACTTGTAATTGTAGCACACCCTGATATTGAAAAATCACGAATTAATAAAAGATGGATAGAAGAACTTGAGAAATATTCGGATGAAATAACGGTACATGAATTATATAAAGTGGCACCGAATTGGGAGTTTAATATTGAAGAGGAACAAAAGCTGTTAGTAGAACACGATCGATATATTTTCCAATTTCCGCTTTACTGGTATAGTTCACCACCATTATTAAAAAAATGGTTTGATGATGTATTAACATATGGATTTGCGTACGGATCAAAAGGGGATAAAGTGAAGGGGAAAGAATTTGGTGTAGCTATTTCTATAGGGGGATTAGAAAAAGACTATAAAAATAGCGGGATTACAATGGATGAGTTAACGAAACCGTTTCACGCTACATGCCTATATACAGGAATGGAATTTATACCATCATTTTATTTATATGGTGCGGAATATAAACTAAGTGATGAAGCGATTAATAAAAGTGCACCTGAGTATGTGCAATATGTTATGAATAAGAAGTATTCTAATATATAA
- a CDS encoding winged helix-turn-helix transcriptional regulator, translated as MNQNDDCPIATTLDVIGGKWKVHILCVLTDGKMRTNEIKREIPNITQKVLTQQLRQLEADGIIHRTVYQEVPPKVEYTISEHGKSLMQIMNELLEWGKDHQIKKLND; from the coding sequence ATGAATCAAAATGATGACTGCCCAATCGCAACGACACTCGACGTGATCGGCGGAAAATGGAAAGTTCATATTTTATGTGTTTTGACGGATGGAAAAATGCGAACAAATGAAATCAAACGAGAAATTCCAAACATTACGCAAAAAGTTCTCACACAACAACTTCGGCAACTTGAGGCTGATGGGATTATCCATCGTACTGTATATCAAGAAGTACCACCAAAGGTTGAGTACACAATAAGCGAACATGGAAAATCTTTAATGCAAATTATGAATGAACTATTAGAATGGGGAAAAGACCATCAAATAAAAAAATTAAATGACTAA
- a CDS encoding ArsR/SmtB family transcription factor: MKVKKEMYEEVAEALKVLAHPARLSLIEIMITKGPTNVTTMYETLQMPQSTISQHLSKLRAAKIVTGTRKGLEIYYEVTDNRTKAILLSLV, encoded by the coding sequence ATGAAAGTAAAAAAAGAAATGTATGAAGAGGTTGCTGAAGCATTGAAGGTATTGGCGCATCCTGCCCGTTTATCTTTAATAGAAATAATGATCACAAAAGGCCCTACTAATGTAACAACAATGTATGAAACATTACAAATGCCTCAAAGTACAATTAGTCAACATTTATCCAAACTAAGAGCTGCTAAAATCGTTACAGGTACTCGGAAAGGATTAGAAATTTATTATGAAGTAACGGATAATCGTACAAAAGCAATATTATTAAGCTTGGTTTAA
- a CDS encoding anti-sigma-I factor RsgI family protein, with amino-acid sequence MNKGIVMDIKKHSVVVLTPNGEFITFKRKVHSYMIGEEISFNKQEQRAPRYSIPSFLKPASLLVTCFLCVLLFFYNQPEEKVFAYVSVDINPSLEVSVTKDLRVIDLRACNDDGRRILKEMKRWENKDLQDVIRTIIKQSQEDKYLTNDKQVMLTAVTKDKSLEPQLEKAMQKLKKEYETKHVTVVYQSSTMQMRENAKKAGVGTGVYIKQEKEKQKSLTPPTPPSNQEERDEEIHSQPKSSPDVSSDSSPVKEERYEKQEHIEQKQSKEQQPKQIKENNGHQQENNGRGPQKENNGHQQKNNGRGPQQGNNGHQQKNNGRGPQKENNGHQQENNGRGPQKENNGHQQENNGRGSQQGNNGHQQENNGKGSQQGNNGHQQENNGRGSQQGNNGHEQENNGRGSQGNNGHQQENNGRGSQGNNGHEQENNGRGSQQGNINENNGPENEDKNVPTTQHQGNEKKNL; translated from the coding sequence ATGAATAAAGGAATTGTGATGGATATAAAAAAACATAGCGTAGTTGTTTTAACTCCAAATGGAGAGTTTATTACGTTTAAAAGAAAAGTACACTCTTACATGATTGGAGAGGAAATCTCGTTTAACAAACAAGAGCAAAGAGCACCGCGTTATTCAATCCCTTCTTTCTTAAAGCCTGCATCATTACTTGTTACTTGTTTTCTATGTGTGTTGCTGTTTTTCTACAACCAACCGGAAGAAAAAGTATTTGCTTATGTCTCAGTGGATATAAATCCAAGTTTAGAGGTGAGCGTAACAAAGGATCTTCGTGTTATAGATTTGCGAGCTTGTAATGATGATGGAAGGCGTATTTTAAAAGAAATGAAACGATGGGAAAATAAAGACCTGCAAGACGTAATACGTACTATTATAAAGCAGAGTCAAGAGGATAAGTACTTAACGAATGATAAGCAAGTTATGCTAACAGCTGTTACAAAGGACAAGTCGCTAGAACCACAGTTGGAAAAGGCTATGCAAAAATTAAAGAAAGAGTATGAGACAAAACACGTTACAGTCGTATATCAAAGCAGTACGATGCAAATGCGGGAGAATGCCAAGAAAGCAGGAGTTGGCACAGGTGTTTATATAAAGCAAGAGAAGGAGAAGCAGAAATCGCTTACTCCACCTACGCCGCCGTCTAATCAAGAGGAGCGCGATGAGGAGATACATTCGCAACCAAAGTCATCTCCTGATGTATCATCGGATTCGTCTCCTGTAAAAGAAGAAAGATACGAGAAGCAGGAGCATATAGAACAAAAGCAATCCAAGGAACAGCAACCGAAGCAAATAAAAGAAAATAATGGACACCAGCAAGAAAACAACGGTAGAGGGCCTCAAAAAGAAAATAATGGACACCAGCAAAAAAACAACGGTAGAGGGCCACAGCAAGGAAATAATGGACACCAGCAAAAAAACAACGGTAGAGGGCCTCAAAAAGAAAATAATGGACACCAGCAAGAAAACAACGGTAGAGGGCCTCAAAAAGAAAATAATGGACACCAGCAAGAAAACAACGGTAGAGGATCACAGCAAGGAAATAATGGACATCAGCAAGAAAACAACGGTAAAGGATCACAGCAAGGAAATAATGGACACCAGCAAGAAAATAACGGTAGAGGATCTCAACAAGGAAATAATGGACATGAGCAAGAGAATAACGGTAGAGGATCTCAAGGAAATAATGGACACCAGCAAGAGAACAATGGTAGAGGGTCTCAAGGAAATAATGGACATGAGCAAGAGAATAACGGTAGAGGATCACAGCAAGGAAATATAAACGAAAATAACGGGCCTGAAAATGAGGACAAAAACGTTCCTACCACACAACATCAAGGGAATGAAAAGAAGAATCTATAG
- the sigI gene encoding RNA polymerase sigma factor SigI — translation MLSLVMKILKKTKIEDIVFNIQNNGGDKEAFIVQYQPFIRKSISSVCRRYITEQDDEYSIGLFAFNEAIEQYSYKKGKSFLAFADLLIKRDVIDYIRKESKHNLVFLKEDKQEEILEMQVSLTEYMKEMENSNRKEEILHFQSVLAEFKITFSELAKESPKHRDTREHLREIVKIIIKDEKMMEELFRKKKLPLKHIEPRVRVSRKTLERHRKYIIAMCIIFANNYTYILDYIRGEKHDE, via the coding sequence GTGTTGAGTTTAGTAATGAAGATCTTAAAAAAAACGAAAATAGAAGATATCGTATTTAACATACAAAACAACGGAGGAGATAAGGAAGCTTTTATCGTACAGTATCAGCCGTTTATTAGAAAATCAATCTCGTCTGTCTGCCGCCGTTATATTACAGAACAGGATGATGAATATAGCATTGGGTTGTTTGCGTTTAACGAAGCAATTGAACAATATTCATATAAAAAAGGGAAATCTTTTCTAGCGTTTGCTGATCTTCTTATAAAAAGAGATGTAATTGACTATATACGTAAGGAGTCTAAGCATAATCTTGTCTTTTTAAAAGAAGATAAGCAAGAGGAAATATTAGAAATGCAAGTATCGCTTACGGAGTATATGAAAGAGATGGAAAATAGTAACCGTAAGGAGGAAATTCTTCATTTTCAAAGTGTGCTAGCTGAGTTTAAAATCACATTTTCAGAGCTTGCTAAGGAATCTCCTAAGCATCGTGATACGCGTGAGCACTTAAGAGAAATTGTAAAGATTATTATAAAAGACGAGAAAATGATGGAAGAGCTGTTCAGAAAGAAAAAGTTACCGCTGAAACATATTGAACCACGTGTTAGGGTAAGTCGTAAAACGTTGGAGCGACATAGAAAATACATTATTGCGATGTGTATTATTTTTGCAAACAACTATACATATATTCTTGATTATATAAGAGGGGAGAAGCATGATGAATAA
- a CDS encoding DUF3963 domain-containing protein: MSKKRLFELFLVIFALLFLHVSTFTNEKLNDKFGNFTFFVVFLMFYINVAFVERYFDDIQKWIRNIIFLLALLVVTLISLWIGYF; this comes from the coding sequence GTGAGCAAAAAAAGGCTATTTGAGTTATTCTTAGTAATTTTTGCTTTACTATTCCTTCATGTAAGCACATTTACCAATGAAAAATTGAACGATAAATTTGGTAACTTTACCTTCTTTGTTGTATTTCTCATGTTTTATATCAACGTTGCATTTGTAGAACGGTATTTTGATGATATACAAAAGTGGATTCGAAATATCATATTTCTTCTTGCCCTGTTAGTAGTAACTTTAATATCACTATGGATAGGTTACTTTTAA